A stretch of DNA from Penaeus chinensis breed Huanghai No. 1 chromosome 1, ASM1920278v2, whole genome shotgun sequence:
aaatatccaCCTATTTTATTCCTTATCGTACATCCTACATCCATGCCAGCTATCCCATACCCCATGtttcaacagaaatagaaaatctgACAATATTCTTTCCAGTAGTATATGCCATTATTAGTGTAATCAATTTTGTAGGAGAGATGTTATTATGGTCTCCTCCTATAGCCTCTTTTCCTTCAAGATCAGTGCAGTTTTCACGACTCTATCATTACTTAACTATCCCTGAATTATACACGATTCTTTACCAAGGCTGTTTCTATCTCATTCTATTCATGTTCATCTTGTTCACGATGTTCAGTCTAATGCTCCTCTTCGAACACGTGCTTtgctctccccccccaaaaaaaattgtCTGATCTGGTCATTAACATCCaaattcttgctttctctccctttcatttccctctcctccttatttcctcctGCCCTCGTtattgtcttctccctctccctcacattcctcctcattctcccaagccccttttcttcctcttcttcttcttctcatctccttctcccttccttttcttcttatttataactttcctttccctcaccttcctcctcgttctcctctcactccctttcctcttctcctcctcgctccactctctcctctgcctcctctcctcccccctcctccccaactctctctccgtCCCAGGCATCATCCCAGCATCCGGAAGggcccatctccctcatctctcctcgttTCGCCAGCCCTAACTGCCCCTTCCCTTGGCTCCCCTCGTGCACTTCTCTCTCGGTCAGCCGAGCCCCTTCCGCCTCGTGCTTGTTCTCAGGTGATAAGATTCGTACTAGTCTACGCATAGCACGTTCGCTTGTTCTTGGGGTTGCGATGGTTcttgccggatgcccttcctgaatccagtcctccctctctatccagaCTTGGGACCGGAACCCCTTCCTCAACAAAGCCTAAAACACAAGTATAAAATCACAGCTTAGTTCATTATCTCCCGCTCGCTGCAAGATGCACAATCGATGCCAAACCCCCAAAACCGAGCAGCTGCACCAGGGGATGCAACACGAACAGGATAGACGTCCTGAAATgcgaaaggaaaatatttaataattgAGAACGCCAAGCCTCCCGTCACTCGCCTCCGAATCGCCGGCTGTTGCTCAGACCCGCTTGCCTCGCCGCTGCCGGCGCTCGCGGGCCACGAGTTGGGGAGACCGTAAGTAGGAGTacatgttttatatgtgtgtgcgtgtatatatatatatatatatatatatatatatatatatatatatatatatatatatatatatatatatgtatatatatatatatatatataaatatatatgtacatatatatgtgtgtgtgtgtgtgtgtgtgtgtgtgtgtgtgtgtgtgtgtgtgtgtgtgtgtttgtgcatatgcatTAGGAGCCTGCAAGTGTTCGCCTTATTCAGAAATTTATTATTAgagataattaattttatatgaCCGACTTAATGTTCATGTCAAACTGAATTTTACATCAACAATAAcagattatgtgtatatgtagccgtacacacatgtataagtatacacgtagctttatacgtgcatatgtgtttatgtgtatattataataatttcaaaaaGCACTATGTATTGACTACAATGTCATTCCTAACTAAAGTGTTTTGTACCGAAATGAtaaggtatagaaaaaaaaatattatttagaaATTAAAATGATTTTCCGGACGGAGCTTTAAGGTTAGTGCTTTATGTccgctttattctttatttcgtttaaatttcgtgtttttgtgttttgttttttgctgtttatGAGCCTCGATTGGTATACTTCCCtttgtctgcttgtttctcttttttctctctctttctctctctctctctctctctctctctctctctctctctcttttttctctctctctctctctctctctctctctctctctctctctttctctctctttccctctctattctctctctccctttctctctctctctctctctctctctctctctctctctctctctctctctctctctctctctccctctctctctctctctctccctctctctctttctctctctttccctctctatctctctctccctttctctctctctcctctctctctctctctctcctctctctctctctctctcgtctctctctctttttccctttttctctctctatctctctctctctatctttctctttttcttctcttctctttctctctctctctctctctctctcactctctctctctctctctctctctctctctttctctatcttccctctctatctctctctcttctttctctctctctctctctctctcattctctctctcaatctctctctctctctctctcctctctctctctctctctctctctctctctctctcattctctctctctctctctctctctctctctctctctctctctctctctctctctctctctctctctctctctctctctcattctctctctctctctctctctctctctctctctctctctctctctctctcattctctttttctctcctctttctctctctctctatctttctctttttctctctctttctctctctctctctctctctctctctctctctctctctctctctctctttctctatctttccctctctatctctctctctctttctctctctctctctctctcctcattctctctctcaatctctctctctctctctctctctctctctctctctctctctctctctctctctctctcattctctctctctctctctcctcttctctctctcctctctcctctctctctctctctctctctctcttctctctcttctctctctcctctcttctctctcttctctctctctctctctctctctctctctctctctctcctctctctctctctctctcctctctctctctctctctctctctcctctctctctctctctctctctctctctctctctctctctctcctctctctctcctctctctcctctctctctctctccctctcctctctctctctctctctctctctctctctctctctctctctctctctctctctctctctctctctctctctctctctctctctctcctctctctctctctctctctctctctctctctctctctctctctctctctctctctctctctctctctctctctctctctctctctctctctctctctctctctctctctctctctctctctctctctctctctctctctctctctctctctctctctctctctctctctctctctctctctctctctctctctctctcttctctctctctctctctctctctcatctctctctctctctctctctctctctctctctctctctctctcctctctctctctctctctctctctctctctctctctctctctctctctctctctctcgctctctctctctctctctctctctctctctctctctctctctctctctctctctcctctctctctcatctctctctctctctctctctctctctctctctctctctctctctttatgtatccaAGTGTCTCTTTCACCTTGCTTCTTGTTAGTTGTTCACACTgcaatttcttgttatttttatcattattatatttagaaGCAGTagatgatttttttcattatattctcGAGTTTTTTTTCAAAGTAATTAGAATTAGTTGACAGgtaaaattattaaaacaaaataataagagtaataatcgtGGGAACACCGCTATcaaaaagaaattttaaaataaataaaataaaagaaaataaaatgaaaatggaatagacaaaaacaaatatttcgagaaaaaaaaaaattccccaagCGCCTTTTCTTTCCAGATCAACAAGGTCGAAAAAAGACTGACTCACGATAGGAACATCAGCCTTATGGCCTCGATGAGACGTCTTCGCTGGACTGTATCAATGCTCTTTCTTATCTTCGTCTTGTCTCTTGTCTTTAAAAACAGTCCAGGgtaagtattaaaaataataataataataataataaataaataaatattcgttGTCTTAACTCTAACTCTcgttcttgatttctttcttttgcatttgTATAAAAAGGTGTGTGGATATAAGCATGTACGTGCATAgatacacaaaatcacacacacacacacacacacacacacacacacacacacatacatatatatatatatatatatatatatatatatatatatatataaatatatatatatatatagagagagagagagagagagagagagagagagagagagagagagagagagagagagagagagaaagagaaagagagagagttagatagatatgtgtgtttgtgtacgtgtacacatgccgcacgcacacgcacgcacgcacacacacacacacacacacgcacacacacacacacatacacacacacacacacataaacataacaaTTCTCCATGTCCATATACACACGAGCGCGCACGTATTGCCTGTTCTATGATTTTCCTCGCTTCTTCCTCAAAGGAATTACTGAACAGGTAAGTCGACGAAAACCCGAAGTGCGGCGGAAGTGTTGCTCTCTTTGGAGCCTCAAGTTAACTGCCTCGGGGGACCAGGCTGGGTTACGCGTGACGTCATAATTGGCTCTGGTTTTgacagtacaaacacacacacacaccgatatatatttatgcgtatagatgtatatatctatgtatatacgtatatatatgtgcacacacacacacacacacacacacacacacacacacacacacacacacatacacacacacacacacacacacatatatatatatatatatatatatgtatatgtgtgtgtgtgtgtgtgtgtgtgtgagtgtatatgtatatattatttatatatatacatatatgtatatattcatgtgtatatatgtatatattatgtatataaatatatatttgctttaaatatatatgtaaatatatatgtattagtagacagatagatatacattgatagatatatgtatatgaatatatatatatatatacatatatatatgtatatatatgtgtgtgtgtgtgtgtgtgtgtgtgtacatatatatatatatatatatatatatatatatatatatatatatatacgtatatgtatatgtatatgtatatacatagatagatagatagatagatagatagatagatagatatattaataagtatCCATATTCATGAAACAAAAATCCGCATATACAAGGAAAATGCTCACAGAAAATATGAAAGGATATTCACCTCCCAAAAGGGTTTCGTCCGTGTCTATCCTGATGTATGTTCCTTTTGAGCTTCAGCATGACGTCATACAGAGAGACTTGTTGGTTACCTGCCCTGTCGTCCGTCGACCAGTATATGAAATACATTGGCGGTAAACAAGCAGTTTGTAATAACTGGGTATGTGgagcatgtgtttgtttttgtattgattGGTGATCCTATATGCGTTTGTATCATGCATGTTGATTTATATTACcttctgtgtgtgttgtattggtatacaataccgtgtgtgtgtgtgtgtgtgtgtgtgtgtgtgtgtgtgtgtgtgtgtgtgtgtcgagagagagatagatagatagatagatagatagatagatagagagagagagagggtgggggagagaaagagagaaaaagagagaaagagagagaaagagagaaagagcgagagcgagagagagagagagagagagagagagagagagagagaaagagagaaagagcgagagcgagagagagagagagagagagagagagagagagagagagagagagagagagagagagagagagagagagaggagaaagagagagagagagaggagaaagagagagagagagagagagagagagagagagagagagagagagagagagagagagagagagagagagagacaacaagacagagatacagacagagagagaaagagagagaatcagacagaaagatagacagataaagaaaaagagagagaaccagacagaaagagagacagagacagacagagagacagaaagacaaacaaccagacagagaatcagacagaAAACAGAATGTAAACAGCATCGTTTccactccaccctctccacctcgaaccgtctccctccgcctcccccctcaaGGCCCAGCTCGGCGGGTGGCTGGGCGCTCCCGAAGACGGCAAGAAGTTCCTGTGCCTCGACGAGAGGTTCCGCCTCGACCGGAACGACTGCGTGGTCCTCTCCTTCGGCGTCAACAACGAGTGGTCTTTCGAGGATGACGCCGAGAGCCTGGGCTGCAAGGTGGGTGTTgctggagagatagacagatagatagatagagagacagatagatagatagatagatagataggtaaataggtaagtagatggatagatagatatatagatagatagatagatagatagacagatagatagatagatagatagatagatagatagatagatagatagataggtaaataggtaagtagatggatagatagatatatagatagatagatagatagatagacagatagatagatagatagatagatagatagatagatagaaagacagatagatagatagatagatagatagatagatagatagatagatagatagatagatagacagagagacagatagatagatatttagataggtaaattgacagatagatagatagatagataggtaaataggtaaatagatggatagatagatagatagatagacagatagaaagatagataggtaaataggtagatagacagagagatagatagataggtaaataggtagatagacagagagatagatagatagatagatagatagatagataggtaaatagacggatagatagatagatagatagatagacagatagatagatagatagataggtaaataggtagatagacagagagatagatagatagatagatagatagataggtaaatagacggatagatagatagatagatagacagatagatagatatataggtaaataggtagatagacagatatatagatagatagatagatagatagatagatagataggtaaataggtaaatagacagatagatatatatatatttatatagatagatagatagacaggtaaataggtaaatagacagatagatagatagacagatagatagatagatagatagacagatagatagacaggtaaatagataaatagacagaaagatagatatatatatagatagatagatagataggtaaatagatagatagatagatagatagatagatatagggtgaaagaaagagaggttgtgtgtgtgtgtgtgtgtgtgtgtgtgtctgtgtgtgtgtgtgtgtgtgtgtgtgtgtacgtatacatgtgtatgtatgcatgcattaatTTGTAATCGTATATAtggatgctaatgatagtaataatcatagtgataataatgatgatgatgataacaataattatgaggataatagacACAATGTCAATCAATAGTCATAaatctcttttcatttatctatcatctgtctgtctctccatctacctacatatctgtttatccttctgtctatctctctctgtctctctctctctctctctctctctctctctctctctctctctctctctctctctctctctctctctctctctctctccttccctccctccctccctcccttactccctcccatccttccccctcactcattatctccctaccaatcaatctatctccctccttccttccttctccctctttcattagctccctatctatccccccctttcattccctccctacctatctccctccctccttctccctctttcattccctccctacctatctcccttcctccttctccccctctcattccctccctacctatctccctccctccttctccctctttcattccctccctacctatctcccttcctccttctccctctttcattctctccctgccaatcaatctatctctccctccttctctccttctccccctttccttcttccccctctccttctccccctctcattctctccctaccaatcaatctctccctccttctctccctctccttctccccctctccttctccccctctcattctctccctaccaatcaatctctccttccttctctccttcttccccctctccttctctccctccctccccgccaaaCAAAACAGGTCTACGCCTTCGACCCCTCTATGGGCGCGCAGGACCACGAGAGATCGCCCAGCATCCGTTTCTTCAGCCTCGGCATCTCGGATTACCAGGGCGAGATGAACGTCAGTCAGCTGATCGACATCAGAGCAGGAAGAGcgaaggtgaggaaggaaggggggagaaggagggagagggggaagggagagagtgggggggaggtgaagaggagaggaagaagagggagagggggggtttggagggaaggaaggagggagagggggaagggtagggaggaggggagggagggaatgagagagaaggggtttgaagggaaggagggatggagggagagggggaagggtaggaaggaggggagggagggaatgatggagaaggggtttagagggaaggagggagggagggaggaaaagagggagaggcgatttagaaagaggcaaagag
This window harbors:
- the LOC125039696 gene encoding uncharacterized protein LOC125039696 translates to MTSYRETCWLPALSSVDQYMKYIGASFPLHPLHLEPSPSASPLKAQLGGWLGAPEDGKKFLCLDERFRLDRNDCVVLSFGVNNEWSFEDDAESLGCKVYAFDPSMGAQDHERSPSIRFFSLGISDYQGEMNVSQLIDIRAGRAKELPVDRYENIVRRLGLEGRVIDYVKMDIELAELDVLRDLLDNSPRLLRNINQIAFEVHHDLMEGRMRAGSNVQDFWTLFHRLECAGFRILHSHKTWKWQEMVWARDGVM